One stretch of Armigeres subalbatus isolate Guangzhou_Male chromosome 2, GZ_Asu_2, whole genome shotgun sequence DNA includes these proteins:
- the LOC134217048 gene encoding uncharacterized protein LOC134217048, protein MMLKYIIVLLVTFAVCAAEYSLSQKNKLNEKGDHCHKELNLPLSVDYKQRAQAGDVTSDDSTYKKYVACYMRQLDIVEESGRIKSQKLVDFLAEGRNRHLLKHTIDTCADTVEGETADDLAFNFHVCFWTTKNFDM, encoded by the exons ATGATGTTGAAATATATCATAGTATTGCTTGTGACATTTGCAGTTTGCGCA GCAGAGTACAGTTTGtctcaaaaaaataaactgaATGAAAAAGGTGATCATTGCCACAAGGAGTTAAATCTACCGCTTTCGGTTGATTATAAGCAACGTGCACAAGCTGGAGACGTAACCTCTGACGACTCGACCTATAAG AAATATGTCGCTTGTTATATGCGCCAACTGGACATCGTAGAGGAAAGTGGAAGGATCAAATCGCAGAAGTTGGTGGACTTCCTAGCCGAAGGCCGTAATAGGCATCTGCTGAAGCATACGATTGACACTTGTGCCGATACCGTGGAAGGGGAGACGGCGGATGATTTGGCCTTCAATTtccatgtttgtttttggacaACGAAGAACTTTGATATGTAG